TGGAGGATGCGCGCGTCCACCGGCTCACCGTTTGAGCGCGGAGGATAGGCCAGCGAGAGGGGATAGGATCGGGCATCATCAGGCCTCGGGGCTAGGTGGAGGCGAGCCTGTCCCTCGGGCGCCAGGGAGTAAAGGTCGATGCCGGTCCATTGCCACTGCTTCGAATCGAACACGAGGAACTCAATGTCGGGGCCGGTCTCAGACTCCTGGACCTAGCTGATCCACGAGCATGAGGGTCGCCCGGTTATGGGGGCGAACCGAGGAGCGGTAGACGCTGTGCCGTGGGGCGCGCTCATGTGCCCCGTATGTGCCCCTCCGGTGCGGAATCAGGCGGAACCAGGTGGGACAGGGGGGGATGGGAAGGGATGAAGAATCCGAGGAAAATCAAGGGGATGGTGGGTAACGGCGCGTCCTGCTTCAGGTTTTTCCATCCCCTCGGGCAGGGTTCAAATCCCTTTTCCCGCTCCAGAATGAAGTTCAGCGGCCGGAATCCTTCAATGGGTTCCGGCCGCTGGCTTTTTGGGGTTCGGTGAGTCGAGCCAGGGTGGGGCCTCCCCGACTGCCGGGGGAGGCCCCACGAGGGTCAGCCTGGCCAGAGCTGGAAGGACCCTTCGAGGTACTTCGCGCGGCAAGCCCGACGCTGGATCTTGCCGCTCGAGGTCTTGAGGATCTCTCCCGCTTGCAGCAGGACGACGTCGTGGACCTCCACGGAGTGGGCAGCGGCGACGCCCTGACGGATCTTCCGGATGGCCTGCTGTGCATCGAGCACGTGGGTGGCGTCCCCGCTGCCCAGGGCGGCGTACCGTCGATCGATCTCCGCTAGCACCACCAGCTTCTCCTCATTGTTACGATCGACCGAGAACGCCGCGCAGCCACCCGCCCGGAACGCCTCGTTGAGCCCCTCGACCGTTTGCTCGATGTCGTGCGGATAGTGATTGCGACCGTCGACGATGATCAGGTCCTTGATTCGACCGGTGACGTACAGCCTCCCGTCGAGGATGAACCCCAGATCACCCGTGCGCAGGAAGGGACCCTCGTCACTGCCCTGGATGCGGGCACTGAAGGTCTGTGCGTCGGTCTCGGGCCGACCCCAGTAGCCCTGGGTGACATGGGGGCCTGCCACCCAGATCTCCCCCACCTCTCCCGGAGCGCAGGCGGTGAACTTCTCGGGATCGGCGATGCGGAGCGTCGAGTTGCCCCAGCTCTGTCCGCAGCTGACGAGCGTCCGGGAGTTGGGGGCATCCGGTGAGACCTGTACGGCGCGGTTGCGCTCCAGCGCGCCCGCATCGACGGTGACCGTGCGGTACTCCCCGGAGGGCACTCCCGTGACGAAGAGGGTTGCCTCCGCCAGCCCATAGCAGGGGTAGAGCGACTCGCGCCGGAAGCCGGCCGGGGCGAACGTCTTGGCGAAGAGTTCCAGGGTATCGGAGCGGACGGGCTCCGCTCCGTTGAAGGCGATCTTCCACGAGCTCAGGTCCATGCCCTCGAGATGCTCGGGCTTCAGTTTGCGCACGCAGAGTGCGTAGGAGAAGTTGGGACCACCGCTCAGCTCGGCGCGATAGCGGCTGATGGCCTTCAGCCAGCGCATCGGCTTCTGGAGGAAGGACCACGGAGACATCAGCACCGCGCGCGAGCCCGTGTAGAGCGAATGCATCACGATCCCGATGAGCCCCATGTCATGGTAGAGCGGCAACCAGCCGACGGAGGTCGACCTCTGGCTCAGGCCCATGCCGCGCTGGATCATCTTCTGGTTGTCGATCAGGTTGCGGTGCAACACCATGACGCCCTTGGGTGTCGAGGTGGAGCCTGAGGTGTATTGGAGGAAGGCCAGGCTGTCCCCGGTCAGGGCCGGCGCCTTCCATTGCTCTTCGATCTTCGCCGGCAGCGCGTCCGTGGCGATCCAGTGGATGTCGCGCAGCTGGGGATACTCGCCCTCGATGGCCTTCACCGTCTCCAGGATGGCGGCGGTCGTCAGCGCGAAGCGAGGCCGCGCATCCTGGATGATCGAGAGGATGCGCGAGATGGACTGGAAGTACTGCGGAGGGTAGGCGGGCACGGCGATCACGCCCGCGTAGAGGCACCCGTAGAAGGCGCCGAGGTACTCCAGTCCAGGTGGGTAGAGGAGCAGGGCCCGGTCATCGCCGATCTTGTGCTCCTGGAGCTGAGCGGCGACGGCGCGCGACTGACGGTCCAGCTCGGCATAGGTCCAGTTCTGCTCTTCGGTGTCGCCGTCCGGGAGGAAGGTATAGGCGTAGGCCTCCGGGTGCTGCTCGGTGCGCCAGCGCACGAGATCGGTCAGGGTCGCGACGGGGGGAGGGGAGGTTTGCACGGTGCGGGCTCCTGTTTCTGGGGCTCGGGGGGAGATCACGGACTCATGGCGACAGGGTTGGAGACAGCGGCCTCGGCGTCATCGAGGCCACGCAGGGAACGCGAGAGCGCCGCCAGTGCCGTCACGAGGATCGTCATGGCGCCAGCGATGAAGAACATGACGGCGATGCCTCGCCCCGCTCCCTCGCCGACGAGCCTCCCCACGAAGGGGACGAGCGCTCCGCCTGGACGCAGCGCCGGCTCGAACACGAGATCCGCCAGGGGACCGGAGATGGCATAGGCCAACGGCAGCATGGCCCCGCTGAGGGTGCCCGTGAAGGCGAAGACTCGGCCGCGCAGCTCCAGGGGAACCTGACTCTGGAGCAGGGCCTGACTGGTCCCATTGATGAGGGGCAGGCTGAAGAAGAAGCAGAAGGCGACCCCCATCAGCAGAGGGATGGAGGTCGTCACTCCCACGAGGAGGAGGAGGAGCCCGCCGCAGAGCTGGAAGGCCAGG
Above is a genomic segment from Hyalangium ruber containing:
- a CDS encoding fatty acyl-AMP ligase: MQTSPPPVATLTDLVRWRTEQHPEAYAYTFLPDGDTEEQNWTYAELDRQSRAVAAQLQEHKIGDDRALLLYPPGLEYLGAFYGCLYAGVIAVPAYPPQYFQSISRILSIIQDARPRFALTTAAILETVKAIEGEYPQLRDIHWIATDALPAKIEEQWKAPALTGDSLAFLQYTSGSTSTPKGVMVLHRNLIDNQKMIQRGMGLSQRSTSVGWLPLYHDMGLIGIVMHSLYTGSRAVLMSPWSFLQKPMRWLKAISRYRAELSGGPNFSYALCVRKLKPEHLEGMDLSSWKIAFNGAEPVRSDTLELFAKTFAPAGFRRESLYPCYGLAEATLFVTGVPSGEYRTVTVDAGALERNRAVQVSPDAPNSRTLVSCGQSWGNSTLRIADPEKFTACAPGEVGEIWVAGPHVTQGYWGRPETDAQTFSARIQGSDEGPFLRTGDLGFILDGRLYVTGRIKDLIIVDGRNHYPHDIEQTVEGLNEAFRAGGCAAFSVDRNNEEKLVVLAEIDRRYAALGSGDATHVLDAQQAIRKIRQGVAAAHSVEVHDVVLLQAGEILKTSSGKIQRRACRAKYLEGSFQLWPG